A single window of Oncorhynchus clarkii lewisi isolate Uvic-CL-2024 chromosome 10, UVic_Ocla_1.0, whole genome shotgun sequence DNA harbors:
- the LOC139418776 gene encoding ADP/ATP translocase 1 has translation MSDAVVSFIKDFLAGGIAAAISKTAVAPIERVKLLLQVQHASQQITKEMQYKGIMDCVRRIPKEQGFISFWRGNLANVIRYFPTQALNFAFKDKYKKIFLGGVDQKTQFWRWFAGNLASGGAAGATSLCFVYPLDFARTRLAADIGKSGAEREFSGLGSCLSKIYKTDGIKGLYQGFNVSVQGIIIYRAAYFGVYDTAKGMLPDPKNTHIFVSWMIAQSVTAAAGIISYPFDTVRRRMMMQSGRKSADIMYTGTIDCWKKIAKNEGGKAFFKGAWSNVIRGMGGAFVLVLYDEIKKYT, from the exons ATGTCGGACGCGGTGGTTAGCTTCATTAAGGACTTTTTGGCTGGTGGCATTGCTGCTGCCATCTCCAAGACAGCTGTTGCTCCAATTGAGAGAGTAAAGTTGTTGCTCCAG GTCCAACATGCCAGCCAACAAATCACAAAGGAAATGCAGTACAAAGGGATCATGGACTGCGTCAGGAGGATTCCCAAAGAGCAAGGCTTTATCTCCTTCTGGAGAGGCAACCTGGCCAATGTGATTCGTTACTTCCCCACCCAAGCCCTCAACTTCGCTTTCAAGGACAAGTACAAGAAGATCTTCCTTGGAGGAGTGGACCAGAAGACACAGTTCTGGCGTTGGTTCGCCGGGAACCTGGCATCCGGTGGCGCGGCCGGTGCCACCTCTCTTTGTTTCGTTTACCCACTTGACTTCGCCAGAACCAGGCTCGCGGCCGACATCGGAAAAAGTGGAGCTGAGAGAGAGTTCAGCGGTCTTGGCAGCTGTCTCAGCAAAATCTACAAAACCGACGGTATCAAGGGCCTGTACCAGGGATTCAACGTGTCTGTCCAGGGCATCATCATCTACAGAGCTGCTTACTTCGGAGTCTATGACACAGCCAAGG GTATGCTGCCCGACCCCAAGAACACGCACATCTTCGTCAGCTGGATGATTGCCCAGAGCGTCACCGCAGCCGCCGGTATTATTTCATACCCCTTTGACACCGTCAGACGTCGTATGATGATGCAGTCAGGACGCAAATCAG CGGACATCATGTACACTGGCACAATCGACTGCTGGAAGAAGATCGCCAAGAACGAGGGAGGCAAAGCCTTCTTCAAGGGAGCCTGGTCCAACGTGATCCGAGGCATGGGCGGCGCCTTCGTCTTGGTGCTCTACGACGAGATCAAGAAGTACACATAA